Sequence from the Streptomyces sp. NBC_00358 genome:
GCCGAGCTCCAGCTCCCCGGGCGGCAGGTCGAACGTCGGGCTGCCCTTGGCCGGAGTCGTGCAGGCGCTGAGCGCGACGCCGAAACTGCGGGAGCTCTCGTTGACCTGCCGGGCCAGTGCCTCGACGGCCTCCAGGGGCGCGCCCTCCTCGGCGGCGGCGCCCGCGATCTTCTCCACGAACAGCGTCGCGCCCGTTCCGCGCCGTCCGGCCGTGTACAGACTGTCGGTGACGGCCACGTCGTCGTTGACGAGCACCTTGGCGATCCGGATGCCCTCGTCCTCGGCCAGCTCCGCGGCCATGTCGAAGTTGAGGACGTCGCCCGTGTAGTTCTTCACGATGAACAGCACGCCCGCGCCGCTGTCCACCGCGGCCGCCGCGCGCAGCATCTGGTCCGGCACCGGTGAGGTGAAGACCTCTCCGGGGCAGGCCGCAGACAGCATCCCGGGGCCCACGAATCCGCCGTGCAGCGGTTCGTGCCCGGATCCGCCGCCGGAGACGAGGCCCACCCGCCCCGCGACCGGCGCGTCCCTGCGTACGATCACGCGGTTCTCGACGTCCACCGTCAGCTCCGGATGGGCCGCCGCCATACCCCGCAGCGCGTCCGCCACCACCGTCTCCGCCACGTTGATGAGCATCTTCATGGGTACCTCCCGGTGAAATTAACAGACGGGTTCCTGGCCTGCGTTTTCCCTGGTCAAACCTAGTGCGGATAGTTCTGGATCTTGGCGCTTCAGGGCGCTCGTTGTCGGGCTCCGGCGGTACTGATGCTGACCCGATGCTGACTTTAGTGACGGCCTGTCAGGTGAGTGGGGCAATGGGATGGGGTCGGCGGGAGTGCTGTCCCTTGCAGTATTGACCTTGCGGCAGCGAAGGTCACGCGGGCGGACGCTCGGGGATGTACGCGCGTACTCGAACCGCTCTCTGACGTCTATGTCTGGGGCGGGGGCGAGCTGGACCGCGTACCGGGCGGTGATCGACTCCTCGCATGTGCGAGCTGCTCGGCGGGGCTCCGAAGCGGTCCCGGCCCGGTCGACCGGGCAGGTCAGGGCATCACCTCATCGTCGACGGGCGGGGTATCCCGCTCGCGGTGCCGCTGACCGGCGGAAACCGCGGGTGACGTCACCCGGCTTCTGCCTCTGCTGGACTAGATCCCGGCGATCGCGAGCCGGGCGCGCGGACCATTCCGGCGCCCCGATGCGCTGTCGGCCGTTCGCGGCTGCGGCCACGACAAGTACCGCCGTGGGATCCGACTTGTGATTGCACAGGTCCGCACCACGACCGAGTCGGATCGGCGAGATCGATGTCTCCGCCGCGGCGAAGGCGAGCCGGTGACGTTCGTCGTGAAGTTGTCTACCGCGTCCCGCTGACCTGCGGTGATGCGGTCGTGTCCGTCTCTGAGCTGCGCAGATGACTCTTGCAGCGTCGTTCAGGATGGTGTGACGTTACGCAGTCGATTCTCCCCACGCGCTCCCCAGCACTCCTCGAACTCCCCAGATTCTCGCAGGGATGACGTTCGCTGCGGGCAGGGAGAGCCGGGGACGCCGGTGCGTGTGAGACGCCGGGTGGCGACACAGCGTCACGGCTGGCCATACCAGCCAGCAGGTTCCTCGTACGCTGGTGGTACAGACTCGATACCCCGTTGACCAGTGGAAATGGTGAAGGCTGAGGTCCTTGGAGCGGTGTTGGCCCGTATCTGGTCCGGATCTCCGGAAGTGGAGCCGAGCGGCGTTGCCCGTTCCCTGCTCTGGCGACAACACGGCGAAGGGCGTGGGACTCTCCGTCTCCAGTCAAGGCTCGAAGGGTGTGAAGGGCGGCGAGAAGGTCTCCTTTGCTCGCGCGGAGAGGACTCGGTGATGCTGATCTTGAGAGTGCGGACGAACGGCTCACCTCGCTCGCGCGGAGAGGACGACGGAGCGCGCAGCTTTGAACGCCACGCATCCCAGGATGAGACACGAACGAGCAGCACCGTGCCCGATCCGTCCCTCTCCAGGCCCGTCAACCCCAGCCGCACCTACCACCTCTTCGCGCTCTCAGAGTCCTTCCATGGGCTAACAAGTCGGGTGAAATCTACCTCTTTGAAAGTGGAGAGGCTCAGTCCTTGCCAGGCGACCTCCCGCAGGGGCGGGCGGTTTCCACCCGCCTCTGCGCTTCGTTGTCAGTCGGTCCGGTCGTTGAGGCCTTCGCGCACGAGCCAGTACGGGTAGCCGAACCGCTCGCCGAGGGCGATGAGGCTTCCTCTGTCGGCGGGCACCTGGTACGCCTTCATGGCGCGCAGGAAGAACCGGTAGCCGAGGTCGGCGCACGCCTCGGTGACCACTCGCTCCAGGGCCGGCACGAGGCCGGTCACCGGAGCACCGAACGGCGGGTCCTGCGCCGCGTGGCTCAGGCGCCCCGAGGCCGGACGGATCACCTGGAGGACGTCCCGTCGCAGTTCTTCGTCCACTACCGGCTGCGCCGGCAAAGGGACGAACGCGGAATCGTCCTGGCGCACTCGGGCCAGCCATGCCGCTTCGGCGCGACGCAGCCAAGTACGGGCGCTGATACCGCACTCGGCAGGGTCGAACAGGCCGTGTGTCGCCCCGAGCCACGTCGTGCGGATCGTGTTCTCCGGGAGCGGGGACCGAAGAAGCCGCTGGACGTCCTGGCCCAACTGCATCGCTTTGGAGCGGTCGAACTCGTCGACCGCCAGTGACGCGAAGCCGAGCCATTCCGCGAGAGGTCCGCCCTCGGGGCGGATGTGGCGGTCCGGCTCCCGGTCGAACATGTCCACCACACTCCACCGTGAGGCGATCCAGGTCAGCCCGATGTCCGTCACGTAGACGTCCTCCGGACAGCAGTTCTCGGACTCCTTGCCGTCAGTCAAGATCACCCTTCCAGATAGGAGGTGTAGACGACCCACTTGCCATGCGGGTGCTGTGCGTTCTTCTTGCCGATGTACTTCAGCTGCACGACGACCCAGTCGGTGTCGACGGCGCTCTTCACCGCTGCGGTGCCGTTACGAACCCATTTGTCGCCCAGTTTGATCCCGGACATGTCGCGCACCTGCCACCGGATGGACTTAAGGTCCGTCCGCGGATCGAAGCGGCCGCCCCTTCCGAGTTTCTGAGCGTTCTTGTTCTCCCAGCTGATCAGATCGGTCACATTGTCCGGGTGGTGGTCCAGCCACTGCGTGATGGCCTTGTCGACCGCATCGGCGGCAACATCCTTGCTGGCCCACCGAGTCGCTATGCCCCGCCTGTTCCTCGGGTCCAGCGCCTTCGCCGCCATGTCTGCGTCCGACTTGTTCACGTGGTCGCCGATGGTGTGAGCGCCCTCGATGTCCTCGTCGGCGATGATGTTCACACAGTTGTGGACGAGGATGCTCTGGGGGTGGGCACCTTCGGTGCTGACGTAGAACGTGTGAAGACTGTCGACCGTCAGGTCGTAGACCTCGCGAGGCGGCAGACTGGACCGGTCCTTCAGGGCCGTCACGATGCGGAACGTACCCTCTGCCGTACGCAAGCTGTCACCCACCCGCAAGGCGGAGACCGGCGTCCAGCCGCGGTCCTTGGCGAAGAAGCGGTGGCCCTTCGTGCTGGAGATCACCTCACCGGCCAACGTGATGTCCACCAGCCGTCGGGTGTCGTGCCGCATGGTGTCCGTCACCGGCCACGCAGACGCCCGACCGGTCTGCGGATCCGTGGCATGGACGAGGTCCCCGATGCGTATGTCGCGGATCGCCTTGTGGGATCCGTCTGCCATCAGGACGTCAGTGCTGCCCGGGAAACTGTTCCGGGTGCACGAAGTCGTGATCTCCTCGTAGAGTTCGACCTCCCTCTCAATCGCGGCTACCGCCACCGCGTCCACACCGTCGAGAGCCTTCAGTGCCTTGAATGCGTCTCGGATGCCGACACCGGTCACGAACGCGGCATCCACTGCACGCAGCGCTTTCGCGATGGGATTGATGATCTTGCCCGCGAACAGGCTCGCTACGTCGACGGCTGCCCAGGCGCATCCGATGCCGCTTCCGTGCGCGCCGCCCGGGGCGATCTTCTGGGCGCACTTGATCCAGTTGCCGAAGAGAATGTCGACCGGGTCGATGTTCTCCTGCCACTCGGCCATCGTGATGGTGTGTGTGACCTTCTGGGACTGCTCCTTGGATTTGACCTCGCCGAGGTACTTCGTCGCACCGGACGGGCACAGGAATTTCTCCAGATCCAGGTCCTCGGCAGTGCACAGATACAGGTCGAGCAGCGCTTTGTACCGGATCTTCGTGGTTATGGTGCAGTCGCCCTTGTAGACGAGTTTGCTGACCCAGCCGTCACAGCTGCTCGTCTTGTCCACGACCTCCGGTTCGCCGACCTTCTCGATGTGGTCGATGACATAGAAGACATTGCCGATCGAGCCGTCGCTGCCGTTGGGGACAGTTCCGGTGTTGATCTGCTTCGCCTTCTCCGCCTTCTCGGCCCTGTCCGCGGCGTCCTGGGCTTCCTCGGCGTATTTGTCGGCGTCCTTGGCGGCCTGTTCGGCTTCGGTGGCGGCGGTGTCGGCGAGGGTGGCGGCGGCGCGGGCGTCCTTGGCGTCCTGTTCGGCCTGGGCGGCGGCTGAGCGGGCGGCTGTGGCGTCGAGTTCGGCGGCGTCGGCGCTGTCGCGGGCGTCCTTGGCGTAGCCCTCGGCGTTGCCGGCGGCCCTGTCGGCGGCTTCGGCGTCGGCGGTGGCCTGGTTGTCGTAGTCGACGGTGCGGGCCAGTGAGGCCGCGGCGGCGGAGGCGGCCTTGGCGGCGTCGGCGGCGTAGCCGAGGGCGTCCTTCGCGTACGTGCGGGCGTCCGCCGCGTATCCGGCGGCGTTGGCCGCGTGCTGGTAGGCCTCCTTGGAGTCGCCCTTGGCCTGGTCGGCGAGGTTCTTGGCGGCCTGGGCCTCGGCGGCGGCGTTCTTGGCGTGGGCGTCGGCGACGGCCTGCTGCTGGTCGGCGATGGGCTTCGACGCCTGTCCGGTCAGGACGACCAGGACGGCGGCGGAGTCGTTGTCGGCGTAGGGGGAGCCGAGCTGGATGGCGTCGTTGGCCGGGTCGGCGACCTGTTCGGCCGACTTGCCGGCGTCCACGGCGGCCTGGGCGGTGACATAGGCGTAGCCGGCGGCTTTCGCGGAGGCCACGAGTGCCTTGGCCGCCTCCGCGTTGGCGGTGTCCGCCTGGGTCTTGGCGTCCTTGGCGTGCTGTTCGGCCTCGTCGGCGAGCTTGACCGCGGCCCTGGCCTCGGTCGAGGCGTCCTGGGAGGCCTTGATGGCGTCGGCGACGGCACTGGTGGCGGTCTTGACTGCGGCGTCGGCCTTCAGCTTGTCGGCCTGGGCGGCGTCGGCGTCGGAGCGGGCGCGCTTGGCGGCCGCCTCGGCGCGGGTTGCCGCGGCGTCGGCGTCGGCTGCAGCCTTGGTGGCGG
This genomic interval carries:
- the dhaK gene encoding dihydroxyacetone kinase subunit DhaK, which encodes MKMLINVAETVVADALRGMAAAHPELTVDVENRVIVRRDAPVAGRVGLVSGGGSGHEPLHGGFVGPGMLSAACPGEVFTSPVPDQMLRAAAAVDSGAGVLFIVKNYTGDVLNFDMAAELAEDEGIRIAKVLVNDDVAVTDSLYTAGRRGTGATLFVEKIAGAAAEEGAPLEAVEALARQVNESSRSFGVALSACTTPAKGSPTFDLPPGELELGVGIHGEPGRERRAMMTSREIADFSVHAVLEDLAPRNPVLVLVNGMGATPLLELYGFNAEVQRVLTERGIPVARTLVGNYVTSLDMAGASVTLCQVDEDLLRLWDAPVKTPGLRWGV
- a CDS encoding RICIN domain-containing protein, whose amino-acid sequence is MHPRPWFRLPAARRSRKRTSAVTSAAALAVLAALAVQPGSIRPNTEPVADSYPWYDDTAAEQLRQDQCLMADVLRLGGPSMAAAAQDGLNQTSDKLHVLADRKNWERTPLAVAYNNDRDAAGKEMDALSAQRDAWQKPLDGLATPGGFTDTDFHWPPDGDKSFYSQTGLSAWVADRFWKTDSDFYDDATPKADDKTLKAVDQVGDPLYGKDPDPTGTTSAEWNRALAERSAFQWMHGGPATNAGADDARLFLSSGGFPHTAPQPGTPEYRIAVEDVKSRFAACGWRDPVDPDGVLGDVTSTAADEWQREVTSQAAQRNQILGANKDAVNALSKGAKALSDMLGQSWDADRLTRWQDYWMPGGLGWVGDSPTVIEVHAAKDKCLDVQGAKKDNGTPVQVYTCNGSAAQKWVLLGSEDKLHLQNVNSLKCLDVAGNNTANGTTIQISSCKESTSQTWSSELRGATSLKSVGTGKCLDLHTFDNGNDAKLYTCNDTPAQQFDIKPSGHNGTGQLDYPDKAQFTKATSGIAAAQVAAKKQLVVLKAQLAAAQKASATSDTAVQAAYGIADGNGAPRGRGLLVGQQKDQVTKGAAAALAALEKAGETAESATRASAGDSATIAQRALAQAAQSKAEFRKKAAETAELQAKAAADAAKVHRDNAKKDKETAQAKLTDALKAEGDAKAAAADAHAKRLAAEAEEKTAKAEKETAAVKRAEAAEHRKNAESQATTAKDAKDKAEAAEKTAGDRRDDAVKAKDHAKSLRDDAWDAEQKADAARAKADAKEAYADSLDSGDAATAARAAANDADKAADDAETAATRARSEADAATKAAADADAAATRAEAAAKRARSDADAAQADKLKADAAVKTATSAVADAIKASQDASTEARAAVKLADEAEQHAKDAKTQADTANAEAAKALVASAKAAGYAYVTAQAAVDAGKSAEQVADPANDAIQLGSPYADNDSAAVLVVLTGQASKPIADQQQAVADAHAKNAAAEAQAAKNLADQAKGDSKEAYQHAANAAGYAADARTYAKDALGYAADAAKAASAAAASLARTVDYDNQATADAEAADRAAGNAEGYAKDARDSADAAELDATAARSAAAQAEQDAKDARAAATLADTAATEAEQAAKDADKYAEEAQDAADRAEKAEKAKQINTGTVPNGSDGSIGNVFYVIDHIEKVGEPEVVDKTSSCDGWVSKLVYKGDCTITTKIRYKALLDLYLCTAEDLDLEKFLCPSGATKYLGEVKSKEQSQKVTHTITMAEWQENIDPVDILFGNWIKCAQKIAPGGAHGSGIGCAWAAVDVASLFAGKIINPIAKALRAVDAAFVTGVGIRDAFKALKALDGVDAVAVAAIEREVELYEEITTSCTRNSFPGSTDVLMADGSHKAIRDIRIGDLVHATDPQTGRASAWPVTDTMRHDTRRLVDITLAGEVISSTKGHRFFAKDRGWTPVSALRVGDSLRTAEGTFRIVTALKDRSSLPPREVYDLTVDSLHTFYVSTEGAHPQSILVHNCVNIIADEDIEGAHTIGDHVNKSDADMAAKALDPRNRRGIATRWASKDVAADAVDKAITQWLDHHPDNVTDLISWENKNAQKLGRGGRFDPRTDLKSIRWQVRDMSGIKLGDKWVRNGTAAVKSAVDTDWVVVQLKYIGKKNAQHPHGKWVVYTSYLEG